One window of Rasiella rasia genomic DNA carries:
- a CDS encoding carboxymuconolactone decarboxylase family protein, producing MTTLQVHNLETAPEGSKALLEQSLKTNGMIPGLHGVLAGAPATLEAYQTLHKLFTQTSFNKEELTVVWQTINVAHECHYCVPAHTAIANMMKVDTAISEALRNNTTLPTEKLQVLHEFTLKIVHNRGHVTEADLATFYAAGYQEQQVLEIILGLSQKVISNYTNHIANTAVDAPFQKFAWTPETV from the coding sequence ATGACAACATTACAAGTTCACAACCTAGAAACTGCACCAGAAGGTAGCAAAGCATTATTAGAGCAATCGTTAAAAACCAACGGAATGATACCAGGGCTTCACGGTGTCCTAGCAGGAGCACCTGCAACTTTAGAAGCGTATCAAACGTTGCACAAACTATTTACGCAGACTTCATTTAACAAAGAAGAATTAACCGTAGTTTGGCAAACAATTAATGTAGCCCATGAATGTCATTACTGTGTTCCTGCGCATACGGCTATTGCAAACATGATGAAGGTAGATACGGCCATCAGTGAGGCATTAAGAAACAACACCACACTGCCAACCGAAAAATTACAAGTGCTACACGAGTTTACATTAAAAATTGTACACAATCGAGGGCACGTAACAGAAGCAGACTTAGCTACATTTTACGCAGCAGGTTACCAGGAGCAGCAAGTGTTAGAAATCATTTTAGGACTTTCTCAGAAAGTGATAAGCAATTATACCAATCATATTGCCAACACTGCTGTAGATGCACCTTTTCAGAAATTTGCTTGGACCCCAGAGACCGTTTAA
- a CDS encoding T9SS type A sorting domain-containing protein has protein sequence MKTTTFFTLLVCMVFSQLTVAQSTDLSVLLDRLEGNHIGSIYDVFTVEEVAQLRKHFDAQNNAETVRYVGDMPIRATENTKGNSVVINPTNLATVEVIAPSPLNDFEGAGATIPGTARAIIVDNNNIFYEVDSNGMYVTIGGIPAGAGQSFTGLEYSSDGILYGIATDGMGSTALYEIDILGGQATAVGGDNGLVVGIALGRDMMNNLYALDIDTDLVHRIDRTTGAATALGPIGFDSEFGQGMSYNPADNSLVATTFNSGTFKPELRTINTATGASTLLGTIVPSQTLQFAWMSIFDATLGTTEESLANLTLYPNPAEKTLTIASEVNISAIKIYNTLGQELLTQEVAATTAKVDISSLATGTYIVQISAKDAQTTLKFVKE, from the coding sequence ATGAAAACAACTACATTTTTTACGCTTCTGGTATGTATGGTTTTTAGCCAACTTACAGTAGCACAAAGCACAGACCTGTCTGTTTTGTTAGACAGGCTAGAAGGAAATCATATTGGAAGTATCTACGATGTCTTTACCGTAGAGGAAGTTGCTCAATTACGTAAACATTTTGATGCGCAAAACAATGCCGAAACGGTACGCTATGTAGGTGACATGCCAATTCGAGCTACAGAAAATACAAAGGGTAACTCTGTAGTTATTAACCCTACAAACCTTGCTACGGTTGAGGTGATAGCACCTTCGCCATTAAATGATTTTGAAGGAGCAGGCGCTACCATACCAGGTACCGCAAGAGCTATAATTGTAGATAACAACAATATATTTTATGAAGTTGACTCAAACGGAATGTATGTTACCATAGGCGGAATTCCAGCAGGGGCAGGGCAGTCGTTTACCGGACTCGAATACTCATCAGACGGAATACTATATGGTATAGCAACCGACGGAATGGGCAGTACTGCGCTCTATGAAATTGATATATTAGGCGGTCAGGCAACTGCCGTTGGTGGTGATAATGGTCTTGTCGTGGGAATTGCATTAGGAAGAGATATGATGAATAACCTCTATGCCTTAGATATAGATACAGATTTAGTGCATCGTATAGACCGAACTACTGGCGCCGCCACCGCACTCGGACCTATTGGATTCGATTCTGAATTTGGGCAGGGTATGAGTTATAACCCAGCAGACAATAGTTTGGTAGCTACTACATTTAACTCAGGTACTTTTAAGCCTGAGTTACGCACCATAAACACCGCAACAGGTGCTTCTACCTTGCTTGGCACCATTGTACCCTCACAGACACTTCAGTTTGCATGGATGAGTATCTTTGATGCTACACTAGGTACCACAGAAGAAAGCCTCGCTAACCTCACGCTGTACCCAAATCCGGCAGAAAAGACGCTAACAATTGCTTCCGAAGTTAATATTTCAGCAATAAAAATCTATAATACCTTAGGGCAGGAACTTTTAACACAAGAAGTTGCTGCTACCACTGCCAAAGTAGATATATCTAGTTTAGCTACGGGCACATACATTGTTCAAATTAGTGCTAAAGATGCACAAACAACCTTGAAGTTTGTTAAGGAGTAA
- a CDS encoding cation-translocating P-type ATPase: MTRRKKIWLGILTFLPLLFVIIYIICFAVYMFSFVNVLEAQAGDPEVADPTIFFGMFGIMFIMIFLSIISTIALLIYYIIHANGNPKFDSNQKLIWILILVLASGIGNIIYYFVEILPKDKTSTNISTT, translated from the coding sequence ATGACGAGACGAAAAAAAATATGGCTTGGTATTCTAACCTTTCTGCCCTTACTGTTTGTAATTATATACATTATTTGTTTTGCAGTATATATGTTTTCTTTTGTGAATGTTCTAGAAGCACAAGCGGGAGACCCCGAAGTGGCAGACCCAACCATATTTTTCGGCATGTTTGGCATTATGTTTATTATGATTTTCCTTTCCATAATAAGTACTATCGCACTTTTAATCTATTACATCATACACGCCAATGGCAATCCGAAGTTTGACAGCAATCAAAAACTTATCTGGATTCTTATTTTAGTACTTGCCAGTGGTATTGGTAATATCATTTACTATTTTGTAGAAATTCTCCCTAAAGACAAGACATCAACCAACATCTCAACTACATGA
- a CDS encoding TraR/DksA family transcriptional regulator, translated as MNKEEIQKKIESELVITRDKVAKYQELCKPIAPENAIGRVSRMDAINNKSVNEAALRKATTKLKNLEVALTKVHDIDFGICVRCKEPIPLGRILLVPHALTCVNCAR; from the coding sequence ATGAATAAAGAGGAAATTCAAAAGAAAATAGAAAGTGAGCTAGTAATCACTAGAGACAAGGTTGCCAAGTACCAAGAACTTTGTAAACCTATAGCTCCCGAAAACGCGATTGGCCGTGTTTCTCGCATGGATGCCATTAATAACAAATCGGTTAATGAAGCGGCTTTAAGAAAAGCTACTACCAAACTGAAAAACCTAGAAGTTGCGCTAACTAAAGTGCATGATATAGACTTTGGTATCTGCGTACGATGCAAAGAACCTATTCCCCTAGGCAGAATTTTATTGGTTCCTCATGCCCTTACTTGCGTAAACTGTGCTAGATAA
- a CDS encoding T9SS type A sorting domain-containing protein: MKTKVISIVVFLSCLSTLAQEYVPMLDTYNEWKLTTCNFGCLTDTYFTDGDTIVDGKSYKILDGYHYISRGFLLREDIDAKQVFIKMYLPSGVEDYLLYDFSLEEGDTFVMNNPITPFPTNGGPFNLDSIRSRVLADNNAYRHFYFSPTPGNTSSTENAIWIEGVGSLSIINAPGGHPDINNVGHLSCSFKNGVSVYQNLDSITKCKPDIVLSVYDVANSLAELIFYKNGSNAYLENSSDIKYTEVFSVSGEKVLEMANVTKAATLVLDTSSLTQGLYLLQVSNYKGQVRTFKFVVD, encoded by the coding sequence ATGAAAACAAAAGTAATTTCAATAGTAGTATTTTTAAGTTGTCTTTCTACATTGGCACAAGAATATGTGCCAATGTTAGACACCTATAACGAATGGAAACTAACAACCTGTAATTTTGGATGCCTTACAGACACCTATTTTACAGATGGAGATACCATTGTAGACGGTAAAAGTTACAAGATACTAGACGGCTATCATTATATTTCTCGTGGATTCTTATTGCGCGAAGATATAGATGCCAAACAGGTCTTTATAAAAATGTACCTGCCAAGTGGAGTAGAAGACTATCTTCTTTACGATTTTTCGTTAGAAGAAGGAGATACCTTTGTAATGAACAATCCAATAACACCTTTTCCTACTAATGGAGGACCTTTCAACCTAGACTCTATTCGCAGTAGAGTTTTAGCCGATAATAATGCATATAGACATTTCTATTTTTCACCCACTCCCGGAAATACATCAAGTACAGAAAATGCAATTTGGATAGAAGGTGTAGGGTCGCTTTCTATTATAAATGCTCCAGGTGGTCATCCAGATATTAATAATGTGGGGCATTTAAGCTGTTCTTTTAAAAATGGGGTCTCGGTGTATCAAAATTTAGATTCAATTACCAAATGCAAGCCAGATATTGTCTTAAGTGTATATGATGTTGCAAATTCGTTAGCAGAGCTCATTTTTTATAAGAACGGGAGCAACGCATACCTCGAAAATAGTTCTGATATAAAGTATACAGAGGTATTCTCTGTTAGCGGAGAAAAAGTGCTAGAGATGGCTAATGTTACGAAAGCTGCTACACTAGTTTTAGATACAAGCAGCTTAACTCAAGGTCTTTATTTACTACAGGTAAGTAATTACAAAGGACAGGTGAGAACTTTTAAATTTGTGGTAGACTAA
- the hutH gene encoding histidine ammonia-lyase produces the protein MQDTHYISSENLDLPVISKILDNQMALALSEEAILNIKKSYQYLQEKIKNDKSPIYGINTGFGSLCNVKIADEDLSKLQENLVLSHACGTGEYVPKPIIKLMLLLKIQSLSYGYSGVQLATVERLISFYNEDVLPVIYNQGSLGASGDLAPLAHLALPLLGKGDVWVDDAIVSSEKILKKYNWNPIVLQAKEGLALLNGTQFMSAYGTYVLLKAHKLSYLADVIGAISVDAFDCNMSPFNPLVHLVRPHRGQVKTAERINEFLEASEIGQSEKNNVQDPYSFRCIPQVHGASKDTILFASKTFKTEINSVTDNPNIFIDADLIISGGNFHGQPLALALDYLGIALAELANISERRTYQLVSGLRGLPAFLVNNPGLNSGFMIPQYTAASVVSQNKQLATPASVDSIVSSNGQEDHVSMGANAATKCLRIVDNLETVLAIELLNASQALEFRRPKKSSEFIESFVASFRTVVDFVAEDRLLANDIHSSIAYLQSFSIDSDVLYS, from the coding sequence ATGCAAGATACCCATTATATAAGTTCAGAGAATCTCGATTTACCAGTAATCAGCAAGATTCTAGACAACCAGATGGCATTAGCTCTTTCTGAAGAAGCCATTCTCAATATTAAAAAATCGTACCAGTACCTACAGGAAAAGATAAAAAACGACAAAAGTCCTATATATGGAATAAACACTGGTTTTGGTTCTCTGTGCAATGTCAAAATAGCCGATGAAGATTTAAGTAAATTGCAAGAAAACCTTGTGCTTTCTCATGCGTGTGGTACTGGAGAGTATGTTCCAAAGCCCATCATTAAATTAATGTTGCTGTTAAAAATACAGTCGCTTAGCTACGGTTATAGCGGTGTACAACTAGCAACTGTAGAACGTCTTATATCATTTTATAACGAAGATGTTTTACCAGTAATTTACAATCAAGGGAGTCTTGGTGCTTCTGGAGATTTGGCTCCGCTTGCGCACTTGGCCTTACCCTTGTTAGGTAAAGGTGATGTATGGGTAGACGACGCAATTGTTTCATCAGAAAAAATCTTAAAGAAATATAATTGGAACCCTATTGTACTTCAGGCAAAAGAAGGACTGGCACTGCTAAACGGAACCCAGTTTATGAGTGCGTATGGTACATACGTGCTGCTTAAGGCACATAAACTTTCGTATTTAGCCGATGTAATTGGTGCTATTTCTGTAGACGCATTCGACTGTAATATGAGTCCTTTTAATCCGTTGGTGCATTTGGTACGCCCTCATCGCGGACAAGTAAAAACAGCAGAACGTATTAACGAGTTTTTGGAAGCTAGCGAAATAGGGCAGAGCGAAAAGAACAATGTTCAAGATCCGTATTCTTTTAGGTGCATCCCACAGGTACATGGGGCTAGCAAAGACACCATTTTGTTTGCGAGCAAAACCTTCAAAACAGAAATTAATAGTGTTACAGACAACCCAAATATTTTTATTGATGCCGATTTAATTATTTCCGGTGGAAATTTTCACGGACAGCCACTCGCGTTAGCACTAGATTATTTAGGTATCGCCTTAGCAGAATTGGCTAATATTTCAGAACGAAGAACCTATCAATTGGTTTCAGGACTACGCGGATTGCCAGCTTTTCTAGTAAACAACCCAGGGCTCAACAGTGGATTTATGATTCCGCAATACACGGCGGCAAGTGTTGTAAGCCAAAATAAACAATTAGCCACACCGGCTTCTGTAGATAGCATTGTGTCTAGTAACGGGCAAGAAGACCATGTTAGCATGGGCGCTAATGCAGCAACAAAGTGTTTACGTATTGTAGATAACCTAGAGACTGTACTAGCTATAGAGCTGTTAAATGCGTCTCAAGCACTTGAGTTTAGAAGACCTAAGAAGTCTTCAGAATTTATAGAAAGCTTTGTAGCTTCGTTTAGAACGGTAGTCGATTTTGTTGCCGAAGATAGACTGCTCGCAAATGATATTCATTCGTCTATTGCATATTTACAGAGCTTCAGCATAGATTCAGACGTGCTGTATAGCTAA
- a CDS encoding TlpA family protein disulfide reductase, with amino-acid sequence MKKILLVLSVLAVVACQEEQPKKDYVTFSGTITNPNTDSLLVEKRGFKKVIAVNKDGSFSDTLKVDDGMYFFYDGVESSALFLKNGYDLNLTMDTKEFDESIKYTGEGAENNNFLAEKALKEEKIFGQDFDKLDAAGLNKAMIDASNELSAFIDGRKGLDSLLVVKSKESLQGTIDSMKGYYGSMIALREAFPKGSPSPTFEDYENFKGGTTSLSDLEGKYVYIDVWATWCAPCKAEIPFLKKLEAEMHDKNITFVSMSIDDDRTHKGSWEQAKEDWKAMVADKELSGVQIMAPKGWQSTFIRDYRIQGIPRFILIDPNGKVVDPSAPRPSDPALKTMLADLL; translated from the coding sequence ATGAAAAAAATACTTCTCGTTCTTAGTGTATTAGCCGTTGTAGCATGCCAAGAAGAACAACCAAAGAAAGACTACGTAACCTTTTCAGGAACTATTACAAACCCAAATACAGATTCACTTCTAGTAGAGAAACGGGGATTTAAAAAGGTAATTGCAGTAAATAAAGACGGCTCGTTTAGCGATACCTTGAAAGTTGACGACGGAATGTATTTCTTCTACGACGGTGTAGAAAGTTCTGCTCTTTTCTTAAAAAATGGCTATGATTTAAATCTTACCATGGACACAAAAGAGTTTGATGAAAGTATTAAATACACGGGTGAAGGTGCCGAAAACAATAATTTTCTAGCTGAAAAAGCACTTAAAGAAGAAAAGATCTTTGGGCAGGATTTCGACAAACTTGATGCGGCAGGCCTAAACAAAGCCATGATTGATGCAAGTAATGAGTTGTCTGCCTTTATTGACGGTCGTAAAGGACTAGATTCTTTGCTTGTAGTGAAGTCTAAAGAAAGCTTACAAGGTACTATAGACAGTATGAAAGGGTACTATGGAAGCATGATTGCCCTGCGCGAGGCCTTTCCTAAGGGTTCTCCTTCTCCTACCTTTGAAGATTACGAGAATTTTAAAGGAGGTACTACATCGCTATCAGATTTAGAAGGGAAGTATGTATATATAGATGTGTGGGCTACGTGGTGTGCTCCGTGTAAAGCTGAAATACCTTTCCTTAAAAAGCTTGAAGCCGAAATGCACGACAAGAATATTACGTTTGTAAGTATGAGTATTGATGATGACAGAACACACAAAGGTTCTTGGGAGCAAGCCAAAGAAGACTGGAAAGCTATGGTTGCAGATAAAGAATTAAGTGGGGTACAAATTATGGCGCCTAAAGGTTGGCAATCTACCTTTATTAGAGATTACAGAATTCAAGGGATTCCTAGATTTATTTTAATAGACCCAAACGGGAAGGTAGTAGACCCCAGCGCTCCTAGACCTTCAGACCCTGCATTAAAAACAATGTTAGCAGATTTACTGTAA
- a CDS encoding NAD(P)H-hydrate dehydratase: MKLFSAAQLHEADKITTKKHGITLVELMERGGTQIFNWLHHRMQGAQVPIHIFSGIGNNGGDGLVVGRLLIEHGYNVKVYVANFTDKRSKCFLINYDRIKTVTKDWPILMTSAHDFPEIKDEDIIIDALFGIGLNRPPEGWVKELIQYLNSKKSFKLSIDIPSGMYANKALTDAEAVLKASHTLTFQAPKLSFFLPETGRFVPYFEVLEIGLDPEYLHTTEPIAQVIAKPEAQQFYKQREKYAHKGSFGHTLVVAGSYGKMGAAVLTTKAAYRTGAGLVTAFVPESGYNILQTAVPEAMTLTDAEDDLITSIAIDFEPSSIAVGMGIGTKPETVKALGKLFKEAKEPLVIDADALNCIAANDELLNHIPELSVLTPHPGELERLIGAWTDDYDKLEKTKSFAKQHNVIVVIKGANTIVVIEERLYINTTGNPGMATGGSGDVLSGMIAGLISQGYDPLIASVFGVYLHGSAGNLATQEIGFEALIAQDIVEHIGPAFLTLFAPEPTEQDAKNA; encoded by the coding sequence ATGAAGCTATTTAGCGCGGCACAACTGCACGAAGCCGATAAAATTACTACTAAAAAACACGGAATTACCCTCGTAGAATTAATGGAGCGCGGGGGTACGCAAATCTTTAATTGGTTGCATCATAGAATGCAAGGCGCTCAAGTGCCAATTCATATCTTTAGCGGAATTGGAAACAATGGGGGAGATGGACTTGTAGTGGGAAGATTACTTATTGAGCATGGTTATAATGTTAAAGTTTACGTGGCTAACTTTACTGACAAACGCTCTAAATGTTTCTTGATAAATTATGATCGCATAAAAACGGTCACAAAAGATTGGCCTATATTAATGACATCGGCCCATGACTTTCCTGAAATAAAAGACGAAGATATTATTATTGATGCGCTTTTTGGGATTGGGCTAAACAGACCACCCGAAGGTTGGGTTAAAGAACTTATACAGTATCTAAACAGTAAAAAATCATTTAAACTATCTATAGACATCCCTAGCGGAATGTATGCCAATAAAGCATTAACAGATGCCGAAGCAGTACTAAAAGCTAGCCACACCCTTACGTTTCAAGCGCCAAAGCTTAGTTTCTTTTTACCCGAAACCGGACGGTTTGTCCCATATTTTGAGGTATTAGAAATTGGGTTAGACCCAGAATATTTGCATACTACAGAGCCAATAGCTCAAGTAATCGCCAAGCCCGAAGCGCAACAGTTTTATAAACAGCGAGAGAAATATGCCCACAAAGGATCTTTTGGACATACATTAGTTGTTGCAGGGAGTTATGGTAAAATGGGAGCTGCAGTGCTTACCACAAAAGCTGCCTACCGAACAGGTGCAGGACTGGTTACTGCATTTGTTCCTGAGAGTGGCTATAACATTTTACAAACTGCAGTGCCAGAAGCTATGACTCTTACAGATGCAGAAGACGATTTAATTACATCAATCGCCATAGATTTTGAGCCTTCGTCTATTGCCGTAGGTATGGGCATTGGTACAAAACCTGAAACGGTAAAGGCGTTGGGTAAATTGTTTAAAGAAGCCAAAGAACCATTGGTGATAGATGCAGATGCCCTTAATTGTATTGCAGCCAATGATGAATTACTAAACCATATTCCTGAATTATCTGTACTAACGCCACATCCAGGAGAGTTAGAACGACTAATCGGGGCATGGACCGATGATTATGACAAGCTTGAAAAAACAAAATCATTTGCTAAACAGCACAATGTTATTGTGGTCATAAAGGGAGCCAATACAATAGTAGTTATTGAAGAACGCCTCTATATAAACACTACAGGCAATCCAGGTATGGCAACTGGAGGCAGTGGAGATGTGCTTTCAGGGATGATTGCAGGATTAATTTCGCAAGGCTACGATCCACTAATTGCTTCTGTATTTGGTGTGTATTTGCATGGAAGTGCTGGTAATCTCGCAACACAAGAAATAGGCTTTGAAGCATTAATTGCTCAAGATATTGTTGAGCACATAGGCCCCGCTTTCTTAACCCTGTTTGCGCCAGAACCAACAGAGCAAGATGCTAAAAATGCATAA
- the gcvT gene encoding glycine cleavage system aminomethyltransferase GcvT, with amino-acid sequence MKNTALSEIHEALGAKMVPFAGYNMPVSYEGVVAEHETVRNSVGVFDVSHMGEFLIEGPNALALIQKVTSNDASKLVDGQAQYSCLPNEDGGIVDDLIIYRLEAEKWLLVVNASNIEKDWNWISSHNSMNATMKNLSEDYSLLAIQGPKAVEAMQSLTSVDLSEIKFYTFKVADFAGIDHVIISATGYTGSGGFEIYCKNSEVAQVWEQVLAAGADFGIKPIGLAARDTLRLEMGYCLYGNDIDDTTSPLEAGLGWITKFTKDFVNADNLKQQKEAGIRRKLVGFELKERGIPRQGYDIVGTEGNVIGNVTSGTMAPSLNKGIGLGYVTKEMSAPGTEIFIQIRKNQVPAVVVKLPFYKG; translated from the coding sequence ATGAAAAATACTGCCTTATCTGAAATTCACGAAGCCTTAGGCGCTAAAATGGTACCTTTTGCTGGATATAATATGCCTGTTTCTTACGAAGGTGTTGTTGCCGAGCACGAAACTGTACGAAATAGCGTGGGTGTTTTTGACGTCTCTCACATGGGCGAATTTCTAATTGAAGGTCCAAATGCCTTAGCGCTCATCCAAAAAGTTACTAGCAACGATGCTTCAAAATTGGTAGATGGGCAAGCGCAATACAGTTGTCTTCCCAACGAAGATGGAGGAATTGTAGACGACTTAATAATCTATCGTTTAGAAGCCGAAAAGTGGCTGCTAGTGGTGAATGCTTCAAATATTGAAAAAGATTGGAATTGGATTAGCTCGCATAATTCTATGAATGCCACAATGAAGAATCTTTCCGAAGACTACTCATTGCTTGCTATTCAGGGTCCGAAAGCTGTAGAAGCAATGCAATCACTAACATCTGTAGACCTTTCAGAAATAAAATTTTACACCTTTAAAGTAGCAGATTTTGCAGGTATAGACCATGTAATTATTAGCGCTACGGGTTATACTGGGAGCGGCGGATTTGAAATCTATTGTAAAAACAGTGAGGTGGCACAGGTTTGGGAGCAAGTACTGGCGGCTGGTGCAGATTTTGGTATTAAACCCATAGGTTTGGCAGCACGTGATACGCTTCGCTTAGAAATGGGTTATTGTCTCTACGGAAATGATATAGACGATACTACCTCGCCTCTAGAAGCAGGATTGGGTTGGATTACCAAATTCACTAAAGATTTTGTGAATGCAGACAACTTGAAACAACAAAAAGAAGCAGGAATACGTAGAAAATTGGTTGGATTTGAACTAAAAGAACGCGGCATTCCAAGACAAGGGTATGACATTGTTGGAACCGAAGGAAACGTAATTGGCAATGTAACTAGCGGTACTATGGCTCCCTCACTAAATAAAGGTATTGGATTGGGATACGTAACTAAAGAAATGAGCGCGCCAGGTACAGAAATATTTATTCAGATACGCAAGAATCAGGTGCCTGCAGTCGTTGTAAAACTACCATTCTATAAAGGCTAA
- a CDS encoding glutaminase: protein MTDYQEILDSIYSELLQQEDKGEIADYIPELAKVDPTKFGIYLNRIHEDNYGVGDAYTKFSIQSISKVFTLAMAFSNQGNKLWNRVDVEPSGNPFNYLALLEQENGIPRNPLINSGAIVVADCLLSTYDNPKAELLKFVRELANDDNIDYNVEVAASEMATGYTNFAIANLLKSFNNLENPVEDVLDFYFHQCSLEMTCEQLSNAFFPFANKGVCMQQNTCLTPTQAKRINAIMLTCGFYDEAGEFAFEVGLPGKSGVGGGIVALLPDNFIITTWSPGLNEKGNSYLGMLALEKFTTASKASIF from the coding sequence ATGACAGACTATCAAGAGATTTTAGATTCCATTTATAGTGAATTACTTCAGCAAGAAGACAAGGGTGAGATAGCAGATTACATTCCTGAACTTGCCAAGGTAGATCCTACTAAATTCGGAATCTATCTTAATCGAATTCATGAAGATAACTACGGTGTTGGCGATGCCTATACCAAGTTTTCTATTCAGAGTATTTCAAAAGTATTTACGCTTGCCATGGCGTTTTCGAACCAAGGCAATAAATTATGGAACCGCGTAGATGTAGAGCCTTCTGGCAACCCTTTTAATTATTTGGCATTGCTAGAACAAGAAAACGGCATACCTCGAAATCCGTTGATTAACTCTGGCGCCATCGTGGTTGCAGACTGTTTGCTATCTACCTACGACAATCCCAAGGCTGAACTTTTAAAATTTGTTCGTGAGCTGGCAAACGACGATAACATAGATTATAATGTAGAGGTGGCCGCTTCAGAAATGGCAACTGGGTATACCAATTTTGCTATCGCCAATTTGCTAAAAAGCTTCAATAATCTTGAAAATCCAGTAGAAGACGTACTCGACTTCTACTTTCATCAATGCAGCTTAGAAATGACCTGTGAGCAATTGAGCAATGCGTTTTTTCCGTTTGCCAACAAAGGAGTTTGTATGCAACAAAATACGTGTCTTACACCCACACAAGCCAAACGAATTAACGCCATCATGCTAACCTGCGGATTTTACGACGAGGCTGGAGAATTTGCATTTGAAGTTGGCTTACCGGGTAAAAGTGGTGTGGGCGGCGGTATTGTAGCCCTACTCCCAGATAATTTTATCATCACTACTTGGTCTCCTGGCTTAAATGAAAAAGGCAATAGCTACCTTGGCATGCTAGCCTTAGAAAAGTTTACAACCGCAAGCAAAGCTTCTATATTTTAG
- a CDS encoding sugar nucleotide-binding protein: MSEIPTTKHTILILGASGFIGNAIYRELGSYFKTYGTYCSQDGMYGANQIFFKYDLEHDSIAEILEETQPSVIISSLRGNFNSQYQVHSELAKYVRANHECRLLYLSSVNVFDGLFQFPAFEADTPKAESDYGRHKINIERMLQEEIPAQFAILRLPMVLGVHAPRLIQLRQASKHKAAFEVFPNLIISVTTADKIAQQVHYIVNQQLDGIFHLASEDVIHHEDLFRELCEKLGNERPVFKSVYKRNEDSYLALLPKKNKLPKSYRITVSEVIDACTLKEEISTFKN; encoded by the coding sequence ATGTCTGAAATCCCCACTACAAAACACACCATCCTTATTTTGGGTGCTAGCGGCTTTATTGGCAATGCCATTTACAGAGAGCTTGGCTCCTATTTTAAAACCTACGGAACCTATTGTTCGCAAGATGGAATGTATGGTGCTAATCAGATCTTTTTTAAATATGATTTGGAGCATGATAGTATTGCTGAAATTTTAGAAGAAACACAACCGTCTGTTATTATTTCGTCGCTTCGCGGAAATTTTAATTCGCAATACCAAGTGCATAGCGAGCTCGCAAAATATGTGCGAGCCAATCATGAGTGCCGATTGCTTTATTTATCATCTGTAAATGTGTTTGACGGCTTATTTCAGTTTCCAGCATTTGAAGCAGATACGCCAAAAGCAGAAAGTGACTACGGAAGACATAAAATTAACATAGAACGTATGTTGCAGGAAGAAATTCCAGCGCAATTCGCCATCTTACGATTGCCTATGGTTTTAGGTGTACACGCGCCAAGGCTAATACAATTGCGGCAAGCAAGTAAGCATAAGGCAGCTTTTGAAGTATTCCCTAATTTAATTATTAGTGTTACAACGGCAGATAAGATTGCGCAGCAAGTGCATTATATAGTGAACCAGCAATTGGATGGGATTTTTCATCTAGCATCTGAAGACGTAATACATCACGAAGATTTATTTAGAGAATTATGCGAAAAACTGGGAAATGAACGACCTGTCTTTAAAAGTGTTTATAAGCGTAATGAAGATTCGTATTTGGCGCTGCTTCCTAAGAAAAACAAACTACCGAAATCGTACCGCATTACAGTTTCCGAAGTAATTGATGCCTGTACGCTAAAAGAAGAAATTAGTACCTTTAAGAATTAA
- a CDS encoding 4a-hydroxytetrahydrobiopterin dehydratase → MKTYTEQEVLEKLSDFEGWEFNENALHTAFEFENFKETFTIMTRIAFEAERLGHHPDWANVYNKLHITLSTHEAGGVTDKDFEFAKVIDQLIG, encoded by the coding sequence ATGAAAACATACACAGAACAAGAAGTGCTAGAAAAGCTTTCAGATTTTGAAGGATGGGAGTTTAATGAAAATGCACTTCACACTGCGTTTGAATTTGAAAACTTTAAAGAAACATTTACTATTATGACGCGTATAGCCTTTGAGGCAGAACGCTTAGGGCACCATCCAGATTGGGCGAACGTATATAATAAATTACACATTACTCTTTCTACGCATGAAGCCGGCGGAGTTACCGATAAAGATTTTGAATTTGCTAAAGTGATAGACCAACTAATAGGTTAA